One Cucumis melo cultivar AY chromosome 8, USDA_Cmelo_AY_1.0, whole genome shotgun sequence genomic window, CTCACCAATAATGTAATATATAATTTCGAACGTGGAACCAACGGCTAGTTGTGGGAACGGTAACTCTCCCAACGGTCACAAATTCAAAAAATTCTCTCATATTATCCCCCCCTTCCATTTCGCCTACATCTCTCACTCTGCCAAATACCATTCCTCCATTTtcacttttcttcttcttcttcttcttcggttCTCAATTTCACAATGCTACAAGACATGTGGAACGCACCTCCGGGCTTCAGGCCTTCCAAATCCGCCCCTTCTTCTCCGGCCAAGCCTCTTCCCGTCTCCCGGCTCCGTCCCGATCCATACCATGTCACTCACAAGGTTCCAGTTGGGGATACTCCCTACGTTAGGGCAAAAAATGTTCAGGCAAGACTTCCAGGGTTTTTCAATTTGcaattttagtttgattttttttttaatttcggAAATTGATTTGTTGTTCCTTATATTCAGTTGGTGGCTAAGGATCCGGATAAGGCGATTCCTCTCTTTTGGGCTGCCATTAATGCAGGGGACAGAGTTGATAGTGCCTTGAAAGATATGGCTATTGTGATGAAACAGCAGAATCGAGCTGAAGAAGCGATTGAAGCGATTAAATCATTGCGAAATCGGTGTTCCGATCAGGCTCAGGAGTCTCTGGATAATATTCTTCTTGATTTATACAAGGTCAGTACGAATTTTTCTGGAATTTGTTCTTGATTATAACCGAGACTGATAATTTCATATTTGAATTCACAGAGATGTGGAAGATTAGATGACCAGGTAGCTCTTTTGAAGCATAAACTGTTCTTGATTCAACAAGGTTTAGCGTTTAATGGTAAACGGACCAAAACCGCGCGATCTCAAGGAAAAAAGTTTCAAGTTTCTGTAGAACAAGAAGCAACTCGATTACTGGTAAGACAACGATATCTTATAAAATTAACAATTGGGTTTCTGAGAATTTCAAACTTGGGTTTTGAAGTTATTTGACTTGTTCTTCTTTAGGGGAATTTGGGATGGGCACTGATGCAACAGAACAACTATGTTGAAGCAGAAGATGCTTATAGAAAAGCACTTACAATTGCTCCAGATAACAACAAAATGTGTAACCTTGGAATCTGTTTGATGAAACAAGGGAGAATTTCCGAGGCAAAAGAGAATCTAAGAAGAGTTAAACCAGCAGTTATAGATGGGCCAAGAGGCACAGATTCTCATCTCAAAGCTTATGAAAGAGCACAACAAATGCTCAAAGATCTCGAGTCCGAAATGATGAATAGAGGAGGCGACAGGCTCGAACAAAGGCGATTATTCGACGCCTTTCTCGGTTCTTCGTCGATTTGGCAACCTCAGCCTTGCAAGGATCATACAACAACCACCTTACCAACATTACCTGTCACAAATCCTGTTAGGACAATTCAAGATGATTTTGGTGACGAGAACATTGATACGAACTTGTTAACAAACCAAATGGTTGCTCCTCCTCAACAACAGAAGTTTATCAAACAAGTTCAAGTTCCTTTAGGGAACTCATTGAATGTTGCTGCAcaaccattttttttatcaaaatttgtAAGTGAACCCACTAGTAAAGTCCCATTGGGAAACCAATTTCCTGAAGGTCTGAAGAGAACAAGGTCTGGAAATGCAGCCAACTCAATGAGAGCGAATGATTTGGTGGAAATAACAAGGCCATTTTTAGCAGAATTAGGAAAGACAGAAACTAAGACAAGAAAGTCATTTTCCACATCAGAAGAGACAGATAAATGGGCAGAAATGTTGCCTGATGACAATGATTTTGAAGAGGCTATTCTTGCTGCAGTTCTGGGATCAACAGATGATGAAGCAGAGAAGAAAACAGCAGCCAATGCCAATGCCGGTGCCGGTGCCGGTGGCGGAGGTGGTGGCTGCGTTGTTCAGAGAAAAATTGAGAAAAGGCTCAAGGTTTTTGAAGACATTACACTTTCCTTGAGTCCCAGAGCCTAACTTATTCTAATTTAACAATAAGTTTTTTCTTTACCTAATTTAATTCCTAATTTCTTTTAGTATTTTAGGGCAGAGGAGATGAACTTGTTCTCCTTTGCTTACTTTTAGAAACCAGTCTACATAAGTTTATTTGTTGTTCTCTATTTATTTCACATATGACCTCTGACATTTGGGGCATATGATGGATGAAGgtattaataaaatttgttcTTGTTTGCTGACCTTCTCTGTGTATTTTCGTGATGCTTTATAGTTTACCTCGTCAATCACTGGTGGTATTAAGAACTTAAAAGTCTTTTTTTCACCCTTTTTTCTTAACAAATGAAAGACAATTTAATTTGCATGTAAACACAGATGGACGAAGATTCATTTGAtttgataatatatatttattcttctattttaGGAAGTTGTGTTTGGTTTCGTCACAATTTTGAACCATACTTGAGTGCATCTCCTTTTATATTTGAGTGCATCTTGAGATGCATCTTTATTATGTGCATGCACCACACATAGAAAATGATATAAAATATTCGAAAAATGATTGCTATGTGAAAAATTATGAATGGACTTGTTTGGTGGAACGGCACCATAAgtttatataaataatttccCACAATTTTAATATAGTTTTCCACCTTTTATCATCAAATGCGCACAAAGGATGCCCATAATAAACAAAGTAAAACTGATTAAATCAATCATCCGAGAAAATGATTCATCAACCAAGTACTTTTTTGTGAGGTACCACACGAGAATTTATTAACGATGCGAAAGAATCGAACACGACTCGGATATAATCAATGTTCTGAGCATTCTTTTCTCTTGCCAATTGTCATCACTTAAAAATGAACTggaaaaaaactatatatatatagttggaAGAATATCTTTCCTTTATTATAATCAGAAGAGATTTGGAAAAAAGGCATTCCCCTCAGGTAACATGCCTCTTTTGTAACACAGTATCCCCACAACTGCTATGATCGCAGCTACCACAATTCCGTTTGTCCATGCAGAGCCTCTGCCATCGAGAACTGTGGAAGGTTTAGTGAAGCCAAGCTCAGACAGTTTCTTGTGAGATGCTGCATAATCCTCGAAAAACATGTCTTCATCCTATTGGAAAGAAAAGCATCAAATCCTCCAAGTTAAAAGAAGAGTTTCAAAGTGACTTTACAATGATCAATATCACTTTTGTCATGTTCAAAATCGTTAAAGAATACTATCTAatcatttaaaatcaatttaatgcTTGGTTTCATACTTTTTAAACGTGAAAAAATCACTTTCGTACATGCCCTAAATGATAAAAGCATAGCAACTGAAGTTCACCTTTGCGTATGCCTTCACATATTGGGAAAACTGAGAATCTGTGACCAAGGCCTTGTCTGTAGGAAGCTTCAACAGTTGTTCCCCAGATCGAGAGTTATTTTTCAGCAATTCCCTGAACAAAATTACATTTGCGTGAGAACTTATTTTATCTACAAGCAAAAGGAAATTGAATGCATATAATGAAGCGAGGAGATGTTTTTTTCGTTGTCATTCTCACACAAAGTAGGAGTTATCAAACTTCAGAAAGTCCTTTGTCCATGGGCCTTCAAAATCTGATCTGTCCTTGTGAGCTCTTCCCTGAAGAATTAGCAAACCATAACTATgattaatgaaaagaaaaagataaagacAAAGGTGAAGATCCAATTTCTTCATAGTTGAAAGAATCAAAAAGCAAGAGAAAGTACCAATGTGTGTCCTCCAGATAATGCCACAATATCCTTGTCAGTTAGTCCCATCCTGCAAAATACATCTCTTAAATGGGAAGCACCTGCAGTGAAGAATGTAATGACCAATCAATCATGGCTTGCTTCTGCTATAaccttgaagaaaaaaaaaaattacagacACTCCAAAATCTTAAACCGCCTTTTCATTTGTGAACTTGAAAATTAGCAAGGGACGGAATGTGTGAAGCAATAAGTTTAAGTACCTAACATTATTAAAGGTTTGTATCTCATTTCTTTAATTAATAGTTTCAAAAGGACCATTTAGTTATAGGAAGAAAAACACCTATTCATAAATAAGGTAACTTCGATATATGTCCAAACATGCTGATGTGAGTAACTATTACATGGAAGAATTAGCCATCCCCAATATAGTTGTTTTACAAATTGCAATTACTAAGATGTTTATTCATagttatatttaatatttaaggactaaaatAGAGAATAATATTTTAAGAGTTGGGTTATCAATAAACTACCAATGAAGTTATTTATATCTATTGTATATCTACAGTCTTAACAAAAAGTCACCTTGGTGAGCATCTGGAAGGCGGCCTTCTTCTACAGCTGCATTTGCGTCCTAATCCATTGATGTAAAAGAAGAATGAAGTTGTTCAACGGCAATACCAATTGTCAACGTCAATCAATGGAATTTTCTTGTGTATCAGATATACCTTTCTTCCGGGGACAAAGTCAATGGATGGCCCGCCAGTAATCTCCACAGCAACAACTCCAGCGAGCTGGAAATTCACAATTGAAGGAGAATGAGCCACATCTTCATAGATGAAACTTCACTTTATTAGGttcttttaactttgaaaattttgtattttccaaATGATTGAAGCGATGAGCACAAATAGAAGGTGGAAGATCTGTGGAAGTGTTGATACAATTTAATTTATCATAATGCATCAACTTAAGCTTTTAAGTTCATTCGTGATTCAGCAATATACCAAAGTTAGAGATCCTGTACTTGAACCCTATAATATCACTTTTTtcaattaatattgatttattCTTGTTTGTTTGGGTcttctaaaattttcaaaccTACGGATGAGGAAAGTGTTGAAGTAACCCATTAGC contains:
- the LOC103485142 gene encoding protein POLLENLESS 3-LIKE 2; the protein is MLQDMWNAPPGFRPSKSAPSSPAKPLPVSRLRPDPYHVTHKVPVGDTPYVRAKNVQLVAKDPDKAIPLFWAAINAGDRVDSALKDMAIVMKQQNRAEEAIEAIKSLRNRCSDQAQESLDNILLDLYKRCGRLDDQVALLKHKLFLIQQGLAFNGKRTKTARSQGKKFQVSVEQEATRLLGNLGWALMQQNNYVEAEDAYRKALTIAPDNNKMCNLGICLMKQGRISEAKENLRRVKPAVIDGPRGTDSHLKAYERAQQMLKDLESEMMNRGGDRLEQRRLFDAFLGSSSIWQPQPCKDHTTTTLPTLPVTNPVRTIQDDFGDENIDTNLLTNQMVAPPQQQKFIKQVQVPLGNSLNVAAQPFFLSKFVSEPTSKVPLGNQFPEGLKRTRSGNAANSMRANDLVEITRPFLAELGKTETKTRKSFSTSEETDKWAEMLPDDNDFEEAILAAVLGSTDDEAEKKTAANANAGAGAGGGGGGCVVQRKIEKRLKVFEDITLSLSPRA
- the LOC103485146 gene encoding L-ascorbate peroxidase 5, peroxisomal, which encodes MAPPIVDAVYLKEIEKARRDLRALIFKEKCAPIMLRLAWHDAGTYDAKTKTGGPNGSIRFMKELNHTANKGLKIAVDFCETVKARHPKITYADLYQLAGVVAVEITGGPSIDFVPGRKDANAAVEEGRLPDAHQGASHLRDVFCRMGLTDKDIVALSGGHTLGRAHKDRSDFEGPWTKDFLKFDNSYFVELLKNNSRSGEQLLKLPTDKALVTDSQFSQYVKAYAKDEDMFFEDYAASHKKLSELGFTKPSTVLDGRGSAWTNGIVVAAIIAVVGILCYKRGMLPEGNAFFPNLF